One Synechococcus sp. PCC 7335 DNA window includes the following coding sequences:
- a CDS encoding DUF433 domain-containing protein, with amino-acid sequence MCDRAPPTGLKETSRFQHEAFVMDSTLLERITIDPEVCHGKPCIRGLRYPVEFILELLSAGMSHAEILSGYDDLEEDDILSALLYAARLYRA; translated from the coding sequence GTGTGTGACCGCGCACCGCCGACAGGACTGAAAGAGACTAGTCGCTTTCAACACGAAGCGTTTGTTATGGATAGCACACTGCTAGAAAGGATAACTATTGATCCAGAGGTCTGTCATGGAAAGCCCTGCATCAGGGGCTTGCGCTACCCAGTAGAATTTATCCTAGAACTACTAAGTGCAGGCATGAGCCATGCAGAGATTCTGTCGGGCTACGATGATTTGGAAGAGGATGATATCCTTTCAGCCCTGTTGTATGCGGCTCGATTATATCGGGCGTGA
- a CDS encoding ParA family protein — MKLITVTSYKGGVTKSTTAIHLATYLSNQGKVLLIDGDPNRTAIAWSERGQLPFDVVDERKAMKIIANYDYAVIDTPARPDSSDLKELAEGCDLLILPTLPDVVSLEPMMQTANDLGDANYRTLIAIVPPKPNRDGETMRTELQEAGVPVFNTMIRRSIGFSKAALAGKPVRDLTGGDRMGWIDYEKLGEEVMELLK, encoded by the coding sequence ATGAAACTCATCACAGTCACTAGCTATAAAGGCGGCGTGACCAAATCGACCACCGCCATCCACTTGGCGACCTATCTCAGTAATCAGGGCAAAGTACTGCTGATTGATGGCGACCCCAATAGAACGGCGATCGCATGGAGTGAAAGAGGTCAGTTACCCTTCGATGTTGTGGACGAGCGTAAAGCGATGAAAATTATCGCGAACTACGACTACGCTGTCATTGATACGCCTGCTCGCCCCGACTCATCAGATCTAAAAGAACTGGCTGAAGGATGCGACTTATTGATATTGCCAACCCTACCCGATGTCGTCTCACTTGAACCGATGATGCAGACCGCCAATGACTTAGGTGACGCGAACTACCGCACCCTCATTGCTATCGTACCGCCGAAGCCGAACCGAGACGGCGAAACGATGCGCACAGAGCTACAAGAAGCTGGTGTGCCAGTATTCAATACAATGATTCGTCGGAGTATTGGCTTTAGCAAAGCAGCTCTAGCCGGGAAGCCTGTTCGTGACCTCACGGGCGGCGATCGGATGGGTTGGATCGACTATGAAAAGCTGGGCGAAGAAGTAATGGAGCTATTGAAGTGA
- a CDS encoding RNA-guided endonuclease TnpB family protein yields MLLTVKFKTNPTQEQRRKVDAWRPMVRSLKNFCLADRINSYADSFALGPFCTLRHQAEACPLTCSVNRSASVGYPWKAERVAKRDGKKVKKGQRLPPSKRSAYEMHSAYLPEMKVSRPWYQSVNADVLQQALRQQDAAFNQFFSGKANFPRFKKLTDVRGFEFKPGTVRFDEATRKVFIPSLGWMKYFQSRTLGSHYKVCKSHLMFEADGLYVVALLDYPEVADYSCKALAALKTVTGLDRGIRKIVAGADGEVVLNPQISKRFERRLKIRRRRLSRKKKGSSNRSKAGRQVSRVHQKIRRVRTDFQWKLAKKEAAKADVIGLEALNVKGMIKRCKPKQDESGRFTQNGQKAKSALNKAIADAAWFSLEQKLRHQASKLGNWVVSVPARFSSQACSACGYVSTNNREGEKFLCEACGHHDDADIQASVVIADRARIRIGLPNLPMVSRKVTLSPALTGHRQVELSAALAVEPKNLVCSEIVSSVQLELFHFESKPNCGCTAQESPVIAPSA; encoded by the coding sequence GTGCTTTTAACCGTTAAGTTCAAAACGAACCCTACCCAAGAACAGCGACGAAAAGTCGATGCTTGGCGACCGATGGTACGTAGTTTGAAGAACTTTTGCTTAGCAGACCGGATCAATAGCTATGCAGACAGTTTTGCGCTAGGTCCGTTTTGTACGTTGCGTCACCAAGCCGAAGCTTGCCCACTGACTTGCTCAGTCAACCGTTCAGCCTCAGTAGGCTATCCGTGGAAGGCAGAGCGAGTAGCAAAGCGCGATGGTAAGAAGGTGAAGAAAGGCCAGCGACTACCTCCGAGCAAGCGTTCTGCCTATGAGATGCATTCCGCTTATCTGCCAGAGATGAAAGTGTCGCGGCCTTGGTATCAGTCGGTGAATGCAGATGTCCTACAGCAAGCCTTAAGACAGCAAGACGCGGCCTTCAACCAGTTCTTTTCAGGCAAGGCAAACTTTCCCCGGTTCAAAAAGCTGACTGATGTGAGAGGCTTTGAGTTCAAGCCGGGAACTGTACGCTTCGATGAAGCGACCCGCAAAGTGTTTATTCCTTCATTGGGCTGGATGAAGTACTTTCAATCTCGCACCCTCGGTAGTCACTACAAAGTATGCAAATCGCACCTAATGTTTGAGGCGGACGGGCTCTATGTGGTGGCCTTACTCGACTACCCTGAAGTGGCAGACTATTCATGCAAAGCGCTAGCCGCACTCAAGACGGTAACCGGACTAGATAGAGGTATTAGAAAGATAGTGGCGGGTGCTGACGGAGAAGTGGTTCTAAATCCTCAAATTAGCAAACGCTTCGAGCGTCGTCTCAAGATTCGCCGGCGTCGCCTTTCTAGAAAGAAGAAAGGTTCTTCAAATCGAAGCAAGGCAGGGCGTCAGGTCAGTCGAGTCCACCAAAAGATACGTCGAGTCAGGACTGACTTCCAATGGAAGTTGGCGAAGAAAGAAGCGGCTAAGGCTGATGTCATTGGCCTTGAGGCACTGAATGTCAAAGGCATGATAAAACGGTGTAAGCCTAAACAAGATGAAAGTGGTCGGTTCACCCAGAATGGACAAAAAGCAAAATCGGCACTAAACAAAGCGATTGCTGATGCTGCTTGGTTCAGCCTCGAACAGAAGCTTAGACATCAAGCTTCCAAGCTAGGAAACTGGGTCGTTTCAGTCCCGGCGCGGTTCTCCAGTCAGGCGTGTTCTGCTTGTGGCTATGTGAGTACCAACAACCGTGAAGGCGAAAAGTTTTTATGCGAAGCCTGTGGGCATCATGACGACGCGGACATCCAAGCTAGCGTCGTGATTGCTGATAGAGCCCGTATCCGTATTGGGTTACCCAATCTACCGATGGTCAGTCGGAAAGTTACGCTTAGTCCTGCACTAACAGGGCACCGCCAGGTGGAGTTATCAGCGGCGTTAGCTGTTGAGCCTAAGAATTTGGTTTGCTCAGAGATAGTCTCATCTGTACAACTAGAGCTGTTTCACTTCGAGAGTAAACCAAACTGTGGGTGTACAGCCCAGGAATCTCCCGTTATAGCGCCTAGTGCTTAG
- a CDS encoding DNA-processing protein DprA → MFAEYQSSWPNLISPVLEIAAYEYLWTQYPSVPKLAKLFASFNHELPSVIAREQNASPGIIKAVKCKIADLLPFRSFSALFYGDFEYPTTLRDAKNPIEVLYYQGNLDLLSSKAVSVVGSRKPTDEGRRRARKIARLLVASDFTVMSGLATGIDTEAHRAAIEAGGRTISVIGTALNEVYPKENAELQRKISKEFLLVTQVPFYQYSMQDYRRNRGFFPERNKTMSALSQATIIVEASETSGTLIQARAALQQGRKLFILKSCFDRGLEWPERFLKRGAIKIEDGSEVLEQLR, encoded by the coding sequence ATGTTTGCAGAATATCAATCATCTTGGCCAAACCTCATCAGTCCTGTGCTAGAGATTGCTGCCTATGAATACCTTTGGACTCAGTACCCTAGTGTGCCTAAGCTAGCCAAGCTCTTTGCTTCGTTTAACCATGAGTTGCCCTCTGTCATAGCACGAGAGCAAAATGCATCGCCTGGAATAATCAAGGCGGTTAAGTGCAAAATAGCTGACCTTCTTCCTTTCAGAAGCTTTTCTGCTCTATTTTATGGAGACTTCGAGTATCCAACAACGCTTAGGGATGCGAAAAATCCAATAGAAGTTCTCTACTATCAGGGCAATTTAGATCTGCTTTCCTCTAAAGCTGTTTCCGTTGTTGGTAGCAGGAAGCCTACAGACGAGGGCCGCAGGCGTGCAAGGAAGATTGCTCGTTTGCTAGTAGCAAGCGACTTTACTGTGATGTCGGGGTTAGCGACTGGCATTGACACTGAAGCGCATCGAGCAGCCATTGAGGCAGGCGGCAGAACTATCTCTGTTATCGGCACAGCGCTGAATGAGGTTTACCCAAAAGAAAATGCTGAGCTTCAGAGAAAAATTTCAAAAGAGTTTCTACTGGTTACTCAGGTGCCCTTCTACCAGTATTCAATGCAAGATTATCGCCGTAATCGAGGCTTTTTCCCAGAGCGCAATAAGACCATGTCGGCACTGAGTCAGGCCACTATCATCGTTGAAGCTTCCGAGACGAGCGGCACTCTAATTCAGGCTAGAGCAGCACTACAGCAAGGCAGAAAGCTCTTCATATTAAAGTCCTGTTTTGATAGAGGGTTGGAGTGGCCAGAAAGATTTCTCAAGCGAGGGGCTATCAAGATTGAGGACGGCTCTGAAGTACTAGAGCAGCTTCGATAG
- a CDS encoding calcium-binding protein, translating into MVSPIKNQFQLEDLSPDLFPAPSKFVAEPPFVGGYGNDTIIGDENNNVIKGNAGDDFILGVEGTDVIYGGKGNDTIAFDIAGMLSDSFSRGVYANLSKQEAIDPCYNREKIYSIENVIGTYKADELIGDFRPNELAGSDGNDKLLGKGGNDFLYGGRGPDFMIGGSGSDQYAYLDKSEGSDRIEGFKSGVDQIMIRGSWFLPGHPSSYSLGQLPSGQFFLGSAAEIDRQLFGFNPATNQVLYDSNGAGPGGVFVIATLTGSRGGIVASDIEIF; encoded by the coding sequence ATGGTTTCACCAATTAAGAATCAGTTCCAACTCGAAGATCTCTCTCCAGACCTCTTCCCAGCGCCGTCGAAGTTTGTTGCAGAACCGCCCTTTGTTGGCGGTTACGGGAATGATACCATCATTGGAGATGAAAATAATAATGTTATCAAAGGCAACGCTGGGGACGACTTCATTCTGGGTGTTGAAGGAACAGATGTTATCTATGGTGGCAAGGGCAACGATACTATTGCCTTTGATATTGCGGGAATGCTATCTGACTCATTCAGCCGAGGCGTATATGCCAATCTCTCTAAGCAAGAAGCTATCGATCCTTGCTACAACCGAGAAAAAATATACTCTATAGAAAATGTTATTGGCACTTACAAAGCCGATGAACTAATCGGCGACTTTCGCCCCAACGAACTTGCTGGTTCTGATGGAAACGATAAGCTTCTTGGAAAAGGCGGAAACGATTTTCTGTATGGAGGACGCGGCCCGGACTTTATGATTGGTGGGTCCGGCTCCGATCAATATGCTTATTTGGATAAAAGTGAGGGGAGCGATCGCATCGAAGGCTTTAAGTCTGGGGTTGATCAGATCATGATTCGAGGTAGTTGGTTTCTGCCAGGTCATCCTTCTAGTTATTCGTTAGGCCAATTGCCATCCGGTCAATTCTTTCTGGGAAGTGCAGCTGAGATAGATCGTCAGTTGTTTGGTTTTAATCCAGCAACCAACCAGGTTCTATATGATTCCAATGGCGCAGGTCCAGGGGGCGTATTTGTTATTGCAACACTTACCGGAAGTCGAGGCGGTATCGTTGCTTCAGACATCGAAATTTTCTAA
- a CDS encoding IPT/TIG domain-containing protein, translating into MHTLNLENKSSENQFEGYNEPITAVNFRTEGIEREGQDNAKSLEWDLEFRPETIPPPVIQQLLFACAEVVILTGLITGANVILEIDGDKIETKALDGILAIEVSALDEGAQVRARQEFDGDKSNWSKTAIVVPHPRSLPAPRIVDYPYECARFVVAENLFVGARVRCEVNGSPGRVQRVKDKRQAIRTSQALSQGDLVRIIVTLCEETSTGTLEAISKTQAVQLAPNPLPVATIPKSSIVIDNDRIKVEQVLVGTGGKLSNLNTGNEEFYSNIWESSWYLLNKPIRTKDQFTFEHRLCQSGSPSAPVVVKEGDPDLGQLTKPVIARPFCPGNTIFTLYNCLPGARVGLLLDGRPVALAVAYAPTVTLAIDPTVLVRSGQKLKAFTYLVPGKVELSNEVEVIADSNVSITVDSAISYVNPDGDRRYGIDFATSSHLFVKVKSCCDEAGQIVPAATVLVNETPVTSRVKLYPAGESCFAGYVLIEEELPLGRYEVRIEGICGNRTESKELWLHRLAPGERDQQSPQLSLTVTTSDGARATITDKDRQPIQMNAWFNEQFDAVLKAEDQSGLRAVVVSWNGLVRVLSNSLVTYNYQKQSPVPTDLLMRSNWIPIGLGSLYLDAAAIDLTSFRQMSQTAQIELEIKQRTPILREVKPTSTFGGSTITLLGDFFNTPPQTTLLFYEMGVEKARIDVTASVKKTEIASVTVPQLSPGQYEISIETGPKPERSLFLPFQIKRQPDPSPPQPLSKTVALNFSRRTQFNGFNNSGQVFFVLDDSSNNVMNTTGFPFVGKVTNNSQNYGYTLSYLEVKNSAWDLKKQESLPEASLVVLPSTTTFSGLNILNPNALWALVPFPPGGLYKDSHTLTFELFDRTP; encoded by the coding sequence ATGCATACACTCAATCTTGAGAACAAGTCGAGCGAGAATCAGTTTGAAGGCTATAACGAGCCCATAACGGCAGTCAATTTTCGCACTGAAGGTATTGAAAGAGAAGGACAAGACAACGCAAAATCCCTTGAATGGGATCTAGAATTTAGACCGGAAACAATACCACCACCAGTCATTCAGCAACTCCTATTTGCTTGTGCCGAAGTCGTTATCCTAACAGGGCTCATAACTGGTGCAAACGTCATTCTGGAAATTGATGGAGATAAGATAGAGACCAAAGCACTTGATGGTATTCTCGCTATCGAGGTTTCTGCATTGGATGAAGGCGCTCAGGTACGGGCTAGACAGGAGTTCGATGGGGATAAAAGCAATTGGAGCAAGACTGCTATAGTGGTGCCCCACCCTCGCAGCTTACCAGCACCTCGCATCGTTGATTATCCCTATGAATGCGCTAGATTCGTCGTTGCAGAGAACCTGTTCGTCGGCGCTAGGGTACGATGCGAGGTGAATGGTTCCCCTGGCCGTGTACAAAGGGTTAAAGACAAACGGCAGGCCATTAGAACATCCCAAGCCTTATCGCAGGGCGATCTAGTCCGAATAATTGTCACTCTTTGTGAGGAAACCAGCACTGGAACACTCGAAGCTATTTCAAAAACTCAAGCTGTTCAGCTCGCGCCTAACCCTCTTCCAGTCGCCACGATACCAAAGAGTTCCATCGTCATCGACAACGACCGAATTAAAGTTGAGCAGGTTCTCGTAGGTACGGGTGGTAAACTCTCCAACCTCAATACAGGGAATGAGGAGTTCTATTCAAATATATGGGAGTCTTCCTGGTACTTGCTCAATAAGCCCATCAGAACTAAAGACCAGTTTACTTTTGAGCATCGCCTTTGCCAATCTGGTAGCCCATCGGCCCCGGTTGTTGTCAAGGAAGGTGATCCCGATCTAGGCCAATTGACCAAGCCAGTAATTGCCCGTCCGTTCTGCCCAGGCAATACAATTTTCACACTCTACAATTGCCTGCCTGGAGCTCGCGTTGGCCTTCTTCTTGATGGTAGGCCCGTTGCGTTGGCTGTCGCCTATGCTCCCACTGTTACACTTGCCATCGATCCTACAGTGCTTGTCCGATCTGGTCAGAAGCTTAAAGCCTTCACTTATTTAGTACCAGGCAAAGTTGAACTGTCGAATGAAGTTGAAGTCATAGCTGATAGCAACGTATCGATCACTGTGGATAGCGCGATTAGTTATGTTAACCCCGATGGTGACCGACGCTACGGCATTGATTTCGCAACTAGCTCACACCTGTTCGTCAAAGTGAAGTCCTGCTGCGATGAAGCAGGTCAAATCGTTCCCGCCGCCACTGTGTTAGTGAATGAAACGCCGGTCACATCTAGGGTAAAACTCTATCCTGCTGGAGAGAGTTGCTTCGCTGGCTATGTCCTCATTGAGGAAGAGCTACCACTTGGACGCTATGAGGTGCGTATCGAAGGGATCTGCGGCAACCGGACAGAAAGCAAGGAGCTGTGGCTTCATAGACTAGCACCTGGCGAGCGGGACCAACAAAGTCCGCAGCTATCACTTACCGTGACCACTAGTGATGGCGCAAGAGCCACCATCACTGACAAAGATCGTCAGCCGATTCAGATGAATGCCTGGTTTAACGAGCAATTCGATGCTGTACTAAAAGCTGAGGATCAATCAGGACTGAGGGCAGTAGTGGTCTCTTGGAATGGTCTGGTGCGAGTTCTAAGCAATAGCCTCGTAACGTACAACTATCAGAAACAGTCTCCAGTCCCAACAGATTTGCTAATGAGATCCAACTGGATACCTATCGGACTCGGCAGCCTGTATTTAGATGCCGCTGCTATCGATCTTACATCCTTTCGCCAGATGTCTCAGACGGCGCAAATTGAACTTGAGATAAAGCAGCGTACGCCAATTCTGCGGGAAGTTAAACCAACCAGTACTTTTGGCGGTAGCACAATCACCTTACTCGGCGACTTCTTCAATACACCTCCACAAACAACGCTGTTGTTTTATGAAATGGGGGTTGAAAAGGCTCGCATCGATGTAACGGCCAGCGTGAAAAAGACAGAGATAGCATCGGTCACAGTACCACAGCTTTCTCCAGGACAGTATGAGATCAGTATAGAGACAGGTCCTAAGCCGGAGCGTAGCTTATTCCTGCCCTTTCAGATCAAGCGTCAGCCAGACCCATCACCACCACAGCCACTAAGCAAAACCGTTGCTCTCAACTTTTCTAGAAGAACTCAGTTTAATGGATTTAATAACAGCGGCCAGGTTTTCTTCGTACTTGACGACAGTTCTAACAATGTGATGAATACCACTGGATTTCCCTTTGTTGGAAAGGTTACAAATAACAGTCAAAACTATGGATACACCCTCTCTTATCTAGAGGTTAAAAATTCTGCTTGGGATCTTAAGAAACAAGAGTCGCTTCCAGAAGCGAGCCTAGTCGTATTACCTAGTACCACAACTTTCAGCGGACTGAATATACTAAATCCAAATGCACTTTGGGCACTCGTCCCATTCCCGCCCGGTGGTTTATACAAAGATAGTCATACTTTGACTTTTGAGCTATTTGATCGCACTCCATAA
- the tnpA gene encoding IS200/IS605 family transposase → MKPSYHKEYRSVYKLTVHIVFVCKYRHQLLSHQRLGVVEQSITSTCAKWDCTVLEMNGELDHLHFVIDYPPKTALSKLIANLKTVSSRLYKKQFNHDYALWSGSYFVATCGGAPLEQIKHYVQNQNRPEA, encoded by the coding sequence GTGAAGCCGAGCTATCACAAAGAATATAGGTCTGTTTATAAACTTACCGTGCATATTGTCTTTGTTTGCAAGTATCGACATCAACTGTTGAGTCATCAGCGACTAGGCGTCGTAGAACAATCTATTACCAGCACTTGTGCGAAGTGGGACTGTACGGTATTGGAGATGAACGGAGAGCTTGACCACCTGCATTTTGTGATTGACTACCCGCCTAAAACGGCGCTTAGCAAACTTATTGCTAACCTGAAAACTGTGTCTAGTCGGTTGTACAAGAAACAGTTCAACCATGACTATGCCCTTTGGTCGGGGTCTTACTTTGTGGCAACTTGCGGGGGCGCACCCCTTGAACAAATTAAGCACTACGTCCAGAATCAAAATCGGCCTGAAGCCTAA
- a CDS encoding RNA-guided endonuclease TnpB family protein encodes MIQRAYKYRFYPTPEQESLLRRTLGCARLVYNKALAARTDAWYERQERVGYKETSSMLTRWKKASGLSFLNEVSCVPLQQGLRHLQSAFANFWAGRTSYPNFKKKRNGGSAEFTKSAFKWRDGSLYLAKCKEPLAIRWSRLLPKGAEPSTVTVKLSPDGRWTVSLLVEVDVKPLPPIKKQVGIDLGISSLLTLSDGEKVANSKGFKAKYRKLRNAQKALSRKQKGSSNRHKARLRVARVHAEIADARKDMLHKLTTRLVQENQLIAVEDLAVKNMVKNHKLAQAISDASWGELVRQLEYKCDWYGRKLVKIDRWFPSSKRCHSCGYTVNKLPLKIREWTCSSCHMHHDRDLNAAKNVLAAGLAVVVCGASVRPNRA; translated from the coding sequence ATGATTCAACGAGCTTACAAATACCGTTTTTACCCGACTCCTGAGCAAGAAAGTTTGCTACGGCGGACTTTGGGCTGTGCGCGTCTGGTTTACAACAAAGCATTAGCCGCCAGGACTGACGCTTGGTATGAAAGGCAAGAGCGCGTTGGGTATAAAGAAACATCGTCAATGCTTACTAGGTGGAAGAAAGCGTCTGGGCTTTCTTTCTTGAATGAAGTTAGCTGTGTGCCATTGCAACAAGGACTAAGACATCTGCAATCAGCATTTGCCAATTTCTGGGCGGGGCGGACCAGTTACCCAAACTTCAAAAAGAAGCGGAATGGCGGTAGCGCAGAGTTTACTAAATCGGCTTTTAAGTGGCGTGATGGTAGCTTGTATTTGGCCAAGTGCAAAGAACCGTTGGCTATTCGTTGGAGTCGGTTGTTGCCGAAGGGCGCTGAGCCGTCCACCGTCACGGTGAAGCTTTCGCCTGATGGCAGATGGACAGTTTCTTTGCTGGTTGAAGTGGATGTTAAGCCATTGCCACCTATTAAAAAGCAAGTTGGGATTGACCTTGGCATTAGCTCGTTGCTGACGCTCAGTGATGGCGAGAAGGTGGCAAACTCGAAAGGGTTCAAGGCTAAGTATCGCAAGTTGCGTAACGCTCAAAAGGCGCTTAGCCGCAAGCAGAAAGGTTCTAGCAATCGGCACAAAGCAAGACTGCGCGTCGCGCGAGTACACGCTGAGATTGCCGATGCTAGGAAAGATATGCTTCACAAGCTGACGACTCGATTGGTGCAAGAAAACCAATTGATTGCTGTCGAAGACTTGGCTGTGAAGAATATGGTGAAAAACCACAAACTCGCTCAGGCAATCAGTGATGCTAGCTGGGGTGAGTTGGTGCGGCAGCTCGAATATAAGTGCGACTGGTATGGGCGAAAACTGGTCAAGATTGACCGTTGGTTCCCCAGCTCTAAGCGCTGCCATTCGTGCGGCTACACCGTCAACAAGTTGCCGTTGAAGATTCGTGAGTGGACGTGTTCTAGCTGCCATATGCATCACGATAGAGATCTCAATGCTGCAAAAAATGTCTTAGCCGCTGGTCTAGCGGTGGTAGTCTGCGGAGCGAGTGTAAGACCCAACAGAGCCTAG
- a CDS encoding RNA-guided endonuclease TnpB family protein yields the protein MRAARKYRLKLERWQSRLIDQWIELCRRQYNFRLGERFRWYEATRTPVNACPLTSSIVPIADIYRDIPETKILKKGKNKGAEVALINEGYVRWDSVQKDDLKRTKTLFPEYKAMPSQVLQDVIKRLDKTFSNFTVGDKNGKRSGRPKFKGKPHYRSICFPQSVELTDNGKIELPKVGVLDFIEHRPIPDGFTVKTATIKHETDGYFLTLSLEDKSVPVVEVNTLPTDENSKGIDLGLEFFSSGSDGVQIENSRWFRKSEKRIAKLQQRKARKPHGCYARKVLAKKIAKLQTRVARARLDWQYKTAHKLFKDCEVIFCEDLSLKNLIRRNRPKIENGKFVPNGQAAKSGLNKSLTDAALGQFVRVLKWVAFKLGKRVIQIDPRGTSQHCHACLNKTPKSLKNRWHECYHCGESLPRDVNSGKLIKRIGLLAVGMDSASLKTALTCVSNETLTTKQSSLKEARALSFA from the coding sequence ATGAGAGCCGCACGAAAGTATAGGCTTAAGTTAGAACGCTGGCAGTCACGTTTGATTGACCAATGGATCGAGCTTTGCCGTAGACAATACAATTTCAGACTAGGGGAGCGCTTCAGATGGTATGAAGCGACCAGGACGCCTGTAAACGCTTGTCCACTCACAAGTAGTATTGTTCCTATTGCTGATATCTACCGAGACATACCAGAAACGAAAATACTCAAAAAAGGAAAGAACAAAGGCGCTGAGGTAGCGTTGATTAATGAAGGTTACGTGCGATGGGATAGCGTTCAAAAAGACGATCTAAAACGAACTAAAACGCTGTTTCCAGAATATAAAGCAATGCCGTCTCAGGTGTTGCAAGACGTGATCAAACGCTTAGATAAAACGTTTTCCAACTTCACTGTCGGAGATAAAAACGGTAAGCGTTCGGGTCGTCCCAAGTTCAAAGGTAAACCACACTATCGTTCTATCTGCTTTCCACAAAGCGTAGAACTAACCGATAACGGTAAAATAGAGTTACCTAAAGTTGGCGTATTAGATTTCATCGAACATAGGCCGATACCAGATGGTTTCACGGTTAAGACTGCAACGATAAAACACGAGACAGATGGTTATTTTTTAACGCTTAGTCTCGAAGATAAATCGGTGCCAGTAGTGGAAGTCAACACTCTTCCCACTGATGAAAACTCGAAAGGTATTGATCTCGGTTTGGAATTCTTTTCGTCTGGTTCCGATGGCGTTCAGATCGAAAATAGCCGATGGTTTCGCAAATCTGAAAAGCGAATTGCGAAGCTGCAACAACGAAAAGCCCGAAAACCTCACGGTTGCTATGCCCGTAAGGTGTTAGCAAAGAAAATAGCGAAACTACAGACTCGTGTTGCTAGAGCTAGGCTGGATTGGCAATACAAGACGGCTCACAAGCTGTTTAAGGACTGTGAGGTGATCTTCTGTGAGGATTTGTCGCTTAAAAATCTCATACGCCGCAATCGACCTAAGATCGAAAACGGTAAATTCGTGCCGAATGGTCAAGCTGCTAAGTCTGGACTTAACAAGTCGTTAACAGACGCGGCGCTAGGCCAGTTTGTCAGAGTCTTGAAATGGGTTGCTTTCAAACTGGGCAAACGAGTCATCCAGATTGATCCACGCGGAACGTCTCAGCACTGTCACGCTTGCCTCAACAAAACACCGAAATCTCTTAAAAACCGTTGGCACGAGTGCTACCATTGTGGTGAATCACTACCGCGTGACGTAAATTCAGGCAAGCTGATCAAACGAATTGGTTTGTTAGCAGTGGGGATGGATAGCGCCTCACTCAAAACGGCGTTAACTTGCGTTTCTAACGAAACGTTAACAACGAAGCAGTCTTCTCTTAAAGAAGCCCGCGCTCTAAGCTTTGCTTGA